The following is a genomic window from Bubalus bubalis isolate 160015118507 breed Murrah chromosome 6, NDDB_SH_1, whole genome shotgun sequence.
GCACGCCGTTTGCAGTGGAGAAAGTAAAGCgctttctctcctcttccccatcCAGTTCAGCAGGAGTGCCGCCCCCGCCTACCAGCAGGGCCAGAACCCGGTCTACAACGTAAGTCCGCCTCTCCCGGGGAGCCTAGCCTAGAAGTGCACGCCTCTCCTGGGTCGTGGGGGAAACAGCGGCCAGGGGCTCGGTTGTGGGTCTGGTCCGCGGCTATCAGCTCTGCAGGGTTAAAAACCTCTCTGGGACTTAGTTTCCTAACTCGTAAAACGGGGATAGTCACCCTGCCTGCCTCGCGGAGGTGCTGGGAGGATGCCGCTCCCTGGCGGTGTGCTGCGCGGCAAGCGCCCACTTAGGGCAGTGCCTGCTCCAAGCCAGCCCCCGCCCGGCGGCGGTTTCACGGaccagaggggtgggggtggagaaggaAGCTGCAGATCTTCCCTGCGGTGGAGAAGCGATTTCACTCCCTCCGTGCAATGGGACTTTGGTCGAACAGATCATGCATCCCTcccccccatccccagccccccAGTAATATGTTCTCTGAGAGGCTTTCTGAGATGATTGTGTGGTCCCTGCTGCTTTGTGAGCTATCTATCACTCGTAAAGAACTCCTTGGCCTACCTGCCCCATCCTCCTGAGCTTTCCTTTCTCATCTGACTCATTTCTGCCTCTTCTAGGAGCTGAATGTCGGCCGAAGAGAGGAGTATGCGGTCCTGGATAGGAGAGGGGGCTTCGACCCTGAGAAGGGGGGAAAACCGGTAGGGCCTttttgtgtttgcatgtgtgtgtgtgagtgcgagTGTGTGTGCGGGCTCAGCCAGGCAGTTGGAAGAGGGCTCCGTGGGGCCAGCGCGCTCTTCACCATGCTGGACCTTGAGGTGTGAGGCCTGGCCAGGCGGACCGGGGCTCCTTTCTGCCTCACACGGGCCTTCACAGCATGAATGTGGCAACGCTAATACCAGACTCGCAGCAGCTCTGCCTTTTCAGCTGTAGACTCCACACCCTGTGGGAAAGGGAGCAGCTGGAGGAGGCCCGAGGTGGGGTCTTAAGAGCAGAGCTCAGCTTGGGTGTGAGAGCACATCTGTATGCATCAGGGAGCATGAGGCCATGAAGGCCCCGGGGTGGCTAAGCTGACTGCAGGAGCGCAGGGAGGACGCGGGCTGAGGAGGCGCCCACAGCTGTGTggaaggggcagagggagggtgTCTCAGCTCTCCTGGCCTGGATTGGATTCCGTTTCTCCCTTGCTaacttcttccccttctctctcccaacAGAGGAAGAAGAACCCCAACGAAGTCGTGTATAATGTGAGTAGAGGAGGTGGCATATTTTTCCTTGGAAATTTGGGGGGTAGGGCTGGAGAAGGGCTCTGGACAAAGGTTTGGCTCCTTGCTCTGCGGTCTTTGCCTGACTTGACTCTCACTTCCCCGGGCCGAATTACGCCTCACCGGCTTGCTGGCTGCAGTGGCTGCTTGTAGGAAGGCCCCTCGGCGTGCCTTCCCTCTTGGCCCCTCCCTGTGCCTGCCGCTGGAGTTCCCCTATCAGCCTGGTTGGGACCTAGCAGGGACAGTGAGGTCAAGCTTGGCAAGCCCCTGGGAGGGAGTCCTGTTCCTAGGAGCCAGAGTAGTCCCTAAGTTTCCCCTCTTGTTGAAAACCTCACCATCCTGGGTGTTGATCAGTGTGTGGGGGACCACTGCAGGAGATAACCTACTGTAAAGAGAGCTACTTCTTCCTATGGTGTTGGCTATGTAGAGACAACTAATCCTGGGGCCTTCGCATGAGCTCTTGCATTGTCCAACATGTGTGTCCTTTGGCTAGGACTCCATGTCTTATCTCAGGCTCTAAGCTGAGCTTCTCAGCTCAATGCAAAGGGCTGGCAGCTCAGAGGTATCCAAAGGGCTGAGGAAGGGGTGGGGTTGGAGCTGATTGTTGGAGCCTTGAATATATaatcccgccccacccccccaccacttGGGAATCTAGaggtttccttctgcaggggagtCCACAGCTTTCTATGTTGGTTGGTAAAACCAGTGTCTCATGTCATCTTCTTCAGGAGCTAAGAAAAGACAAGATGGCGGAGGCCTACAGTGAGATCGGGATGAAGAGTGACGTGAGTGTTGCTTTCTTAGTTCCCCAGGCTTGGGTGGTGTGGGGGATGTTCCAAGAGTCCCATCCCTTCCTCCTGGCACCTGCAAAAGCCCATGGGATGGCCACCAGAGGCAAAGGTTAATCCCGCTATGTCATCTCTTGATAGTATGTAAGGTACTCAGATGGGACTGATGCTCATTAGGATTAAAAACCAAGTTAAATTCTAAAATGGCCTATGCTTttcaaaaaaaggtaaaatctgTCACCATTAATAATAGTCAAGTGATTAATGTGTGTCAAAGTATGTTTAGCACTTGGGATGGTGGGGCCCTTGTTCATAAACGATTAAGAATTTCCAGATGGTGAGCGCAGAGCACTGACCCTTCTAAGTTTGAGCCCTCTGTAACTGCGTATGTAGCGTGCCCACGAAGCTGGCCTGGCTCGTGCTTTACCAGGCAGATGGTCTCATTTAACGCCCACAATAACCTGATGAGACATGTGTGCCCTTCCAGGCACTGGGTAAGTTACTGTAACTTACCCAGGGTCACGTAGCTGGTGATGgggagccagaatttgaacagACTCTACAGCTGGAGCTTGTACCCATGACATAGTTGCCGTTCTCAATGGGTATAAATGActagatgagaatttttaaaaaatttatttcattgacatatagttgatttacagtgttgtgttaattaaaGTGATTTGGTGATTATAtacatcctttttcatattcttttccattacggttaatcacaggatattgaatatatttccctgtactatacagtgggaccttataatttatccattttatcaataatagtttgcatctgctaatcccaaactcccagtctgtcCTTCCCCCTAccctcttggcaaccataagtctgctctataagtctgtgagtctgttttgtaaataaattcatttgtataatctttttagattccatatgtaagtaatatcatatggtttttgtctttgtctggcttacttagtgtgataatctctgggtccatccatttgctgcagatggcattatttcttttttttatggccaagtaatattctgtcatatatatgtaccacgtcttctttgtccattcatcttttgatgaacGTTTAGGTTGCTCCCCTGTTTGGCCtgtttggggtgcatgtatccttttgaattgtagttttctAAGATCatatggttggagaaggcaatggcaccctactccagtactcttgcctggaaaagatcatatggtaatccttttagttttttgaagaacctccatagtGATTTTCTTAGTTAGCCAAGAATTTTGAGAGCTGCAGGGAGGCCGGATTATTCTAAGCAGTGGGCAGTGTGGCCAGCATCCATGCAGCCCAGATCCAAGAATATGATGAGGTTCTGCGCCGGGTGGAGCAAACCTGGGCCTCACAGAGCCCGGCCTCACCTTACTCTGCGGAGGCCAAGGTCTAACCAGTGACCTGAGGGCCTTTCTCTCCCTGGGCAGGGCTGCTGGCCAGGAGATGGTCAGCTCTGTCTGGGGCCCTCCGAGTTGGACCCTTGAGCAGGAAGGCTGCTGCCAACTGTCTGACTTTCTAGCCTTTTCTTGTCTCATTCCCACAGAACCAGCGGCGAAGAGGCAAGGGGCATGATGGTCTTTACCAGGTAAGTGCAAGCTGGTGGTGCCTCTGGTCTACACTGCCGGTCCTGCTTCCCAGGATGGCACCATCTAACCAGGACCGCGGTCAGGCTCCCTTGTGTTTCTTGTTGGCAGTGCCAGCCCTTCAACAGCTGAACTTGGCAAGCCAAGGGCACCCATTCAGGCCTGTAGTGACTGCTCTTCCAGTCAGTCCCTGAGGCAGGGTTGGGATTCAGCCTTTTAAGCACATCACTTGACTCTAAGGAAGAGGCCCTGGGAGCCCTGGGGGAACAGGGCAAGGCAGACAAGTGGCAGTTGCCCAGAGGCTGTGTGGTCTTGAGTTAAGGACACCGAACAAGCCATTTCCTGCCTCTTTCTCCACTGCTCTGGGCCCTTGCAGAAGCCTTGCTCTGCCTCATCCTCACACCTAATAGGGTGGGTGAGAAGATTGAAGTaaacaaatcaagaaaaataactttaaatagaaAGTGTTATTGTAGTCCGGCGCTTAGTTTTTGCAAATCAGTGTGAACTGTGTACACTGAGCACAGCCAGCTTTCTCTAAACACAGAGCCCCCAGCCGTGGCAGCGGGGCAGCTCCCGGGCTGCCGAGCTGGCGGGGGGCGCAGGCCAGGTTGCAGCAGACGCCTGCTGGCCTCCTGCCGGCCCACGCGCACACAGGGCTTCTGAcctcctcctcttttctcatttgtttttcccAGGGACTCAGCACGGCCACCAAGGACACCTATGACGCCCTCCACATGCAAGCCTTGCCCCCTCGCTAACAGCTCCTGAAGTTTCAGCACTCACAGGCCAGACCTGTAGACGCCTAGATTGTTAAAGATACAGGATAAAGCATTTACAACCTAGTTCACTCACATTTCTCCACCACCCAAGTATTTCTCTTTATGAATGGGATGCTTCAAGTTGTAACATTTGGTCATACCCAGTTCCAAACTCACACAGAATTTTGTCCTTGGACGCCGTGAAAGTGTGCATCCCCATGTGCTTCCTGAAGAGTCCACTGTGAACGCGGCATGTTCTGAGGTTTTCTGGTTTCCTGGGGACTGGGCAGGCCCTACTCCCTGCAGCTCCAGGCTCTTACCTGGGAGTCGGGCCTCCTCCTTCTCAAACGCAACTGAATTCAGGGTGTTTTGTAAAGTCCCCAGAGAAACCGCAAATGTTAGTGCATGTCCTAACAGCCTGTACTGTTCTGTCCGTTTTTGAGTAGCTTTGCTCCTGCTGTAAATTTGGCTTCAGTTGTTACCCTACCCCCTAATTTCAATGTAACTGGTAATTGGGCCCGGAAGCGGGCAGAGGGGAAGGTGGGGTAGGTAGCAGTTGGTACTGGTAGGTCAGGGAAGGGAGCAGGGGAGccagaggcctggggaggggcatGAAGGAGCCCTCCTGCAATCGAGTGTACATTCCTCATGGCAGAACTTGTATGCCAGGGCCTCTTTTGGGACCGAGAGATGAGTAAGCCTAGCCTTGCCCTCAAGCAGCCCACACTCTCACAGGGAAGCGAGCTGTGAAGAGTCTGGGATGGAAGAACATAGTGgtgtcattgcagatggtgaacGAGGTGAGCCGGCAGCGAGAGAAGCAAGAccacattctttgcagccacttGCTCACCTCATGGAATGAGACAAACCCATCATGGGGAAGGCCTTGAAGGACGACTTGGTATAGCTCGAACCTAGAAAGATCCCAAAGGACAGTGGCATCACAAAAAGCCTCAGCTGACCTGTTGGAACAGGGCTGTGTAATACAAGGGCACATGGCGATGGATGGAAACCCACTCTGCTCGGTCTTAATTTATACTGGTTTGCTAGAGCCTTACTCTTTTGCATAATAAATACCTTTAGTGAAAATGCTTTACTGTGAGCTTCATTTAGACAGTCAAGCCTCTAATGGTCATCTACTCATCAAGGAATCACCTGCTGCCCCTGCAGTGGGGGCAGGACTGCTGATTCTTGGGAGAGAACAGGATGGTTCCCCGGAACATGCAGGAGAGCAGGATGCATCCAGTGGCCCAGCCCGGGGCTGTGCCTGGGGCAACACGGTGTCAGGATGGGCACGGCCTTCTGTGGGAGGTGATAGGAGAGCGCTGGGTGCAGGGCTCACAGCATGGAGTAGCTTGTGGTGTGCAGGTGGGAGAACAGGAGAGAGGCCAGCCGAGGACCCGGGTGTCGGGAAGAGAGAGGGTGCTGGGGGTCATGAACAGCCGCCAGTGCCACAGCACAAAACCTGTCTATAAGGTATGGGGAAGGGACAAAAAAACATTTTGGGGGTCAGATTCTGCCCCCAAAAGTGACCCTGTCCCCAGCAGTATTTTGTCTTAACTGTAGTGGCCGTTTATAAGGCCCTAACTCAGTAagccttcccagatggctcagtgggaatctgcccgccagtgcaggagacattggaAGATGCCGTGGAGAataagatggcagcccactccatccagtgttcttgcctgggaaatcccatggccagaggagcctggtgcgctgtagtccatggggtttcaagagttggacgtgacatAGCAACTAAAAGAACTCATGAAGCCACCAATTAATATTGGGTAGATTTTCAAAAGGCATTGAAATGCAAAGCCATGGCTATTAAAAGCCCCTGAGCATTTGGGATTCCAACAGGAGTGACGTGCCTCTCTGCCAGGCAACTCACAGAGACAGGACACCTCACAGAGGCATTCAGTCTGTACCCTGGCCTCAGAGGGGAATTGAGTTCCACCCGCCAAGTATTAACTACCACCTTCCTCTTCTGTACCTAGCACACTGCAAGCTACCAAGAAGGCTAGAGAAGCATCATCACAGACTTAGGGACTTAAAATCTTGTCACTGGATTTCGTCCACACCATGTAAAGAACTCTGCATCACGCTGcagtgttgtgatccacatgggaCCCTCAGGCAGAAGCAGGGATGAGTGGCCGCTGATGAAAGGGTGTAGACAGAGCTCACCAAGGTACAGAAGCTGTGGAAGGGTTTGTGGAAGGAAAAGATCTCTGAGGTGGAACAGAATGGCTGAAAACTCAACCCTAATTCTGTAACCTGGTCATGGGGCAAATTATACCATGTTGTTTCAGCTGCTCGCCCACTGACTGCAGTGCATAAAGAAAAGTGACAGCTCTTTTTTGGCTGCTGCGGCTTCATCATCTTATGGGGCATCTTAGAAACTGAAGTTAGCTTCCCTCTGTTAGTCAACATGAGTAAGCCTCGACCTCATACCTAGTTTTAAGGTCAGCTAAGTTTCATATAGGCTGTGTATGACCCATATGGCTGGCCTGAAAATAAGAATTTGACCTAATTCTGTGAAGATTTTGACTCAAGAAGTAGGAGGAAAGCTGGCTGTAAGCTATGGGTGCAGGAGCTTGCCCAGGGTGGCTGGGGTATAGGACTCACTGGACTTTGTGCAAGACAACTACACGGAGAAGGCCAGTGGGAGAGGATGGAGGGGATGAAGTGGCAGGACAAAGCCCCAGATCAAGATGCGAGTGGCCCTAGTTGTCAGAGAAAAGGCTGCAATAAGAGAACTCACATCCTTTCATGAGGAATTTGCTTCGCAGATAACCCTGGAGCGGGTTAGAACATAAGCTTTTCACAAAGAACTACAGGGAGACAGGTGGAAATCAGTGCTTATCCTCAGATCTGCCTGTGACAAATGGGTTTTGCTTCCTGAAGTCCTTTTCATGCTTCTGAGCCTGCTGCTGTCTCTACCAAATAGCTGACTcatattaaaattgttttaagaaaataactttacAAACTGAAAAGCAAGGTATAAATATGAGACAGGGTGGACTGGGAAAGAGAGAGGCATTCCTTAACAAAGGGGAGAAAAgagacagtatttgtcttccatTTGGGCCCCTTTCGGGACAGCAAGCATACCTTGAGGCCATAGTGCGAGCTCTCTTTCAATCTCTGACTCCTCATTTAAGGGGATGCACAGATTCAGTTCATACACACTAGTTAAAGAGGACACCTCCCAAAGGTTAACAGGCTGAAGTTCCCTCTCTCTGGGAAATTCATTTTGAGATTCCAATTTTCCTTTTTAGGCAGTCAACTAATTGCATTAAGACACTAAATGTTGGCTATACGAAGCCAGAGGGAGCTAAGTTTGTGACCCATCAGACAGGAGAAGGAGAGGCCAAATTCAGGATTACCGCCCTTCAGAGGACACCAGAGACTGAGTGTTCAGGACCTGGCAAGAAATGCTAGAGGCACGTGGCAGTTTAAACAATCAATTTGGAAGAAGTCAAGTTCAATGCCAGTTCTGAAGTCAAATACACAGTGAGAGGGGAGTTTTGAAGATTTCTCTCACAGGTCAATCAAGGGCTTGTGTGTTTGATCACACAAAGTCCTCAGGCCTGAAGGAGACCACTGCCTCCAGACTCAGGGTCCTGGAAAACCACtagggcctggggagggggcacgGTGGTGGCCACAGGGCCCCATGGAGCAGAAGGGGAAGTGTGCAAGaggtgggtgagggtgggggaggagccAGCGTGCTTACAGGGACCCTGGGGCTCCTGAGAGCACCTGCTGGAAAAAATAAGTTGGAAGGCTTAGGGGAGTAGTGTGGGAATACGTGAAGCATCCAGAATACCAACACGACAACTTCAGAGAAACCCAAACAATGTGAAAACACTTGGAAAATGGTTTAATGATGTTTTACAACAGAAATGAACTGTACAGTTACAGtaagtttaatatatataaaaaattacagCAGACAAATGCATCTACACAAAATCTACCATTTCATTCTGATTCACTGTCACCTACACAACCTTTCCCAAGCCTATAGAGCCCCTGTAGGCAGCCTCAGGAAGGGGATCCTATAAAGGGCACTTTTAAAGAGACAGCACCGCTCATATTCCCCACCACCTCCTCAGGCCTCAGGAGGTACCAGCTAATTCCCCCAAATGTGAAGTTGCTTGTGTTTCGGGTTTTCAAAACCAAGAAAAAGTGTTTCCCAAGGGCCCAGATAATGAGGTCCTGAACTCCAAGTTATCAGTTGATTCTTATGAAATATTCCTATCAGAGGGGAAATGGCTAACTAGGTATGCTGGGACAGTGAGGCTATACAATAGCCACCCAGACTGTAGTTATCTAAGCAGAAATGTAGAAGGACTCCCAATAAACTACTTATGAATTGTCACTGCCTCATTAAAGTTGCTGgacaattttggaaaaaaatcatttacacCACATCTTAAGTTTCCACAAAAGAGAACTCAAACTCACATTTTAAAGTTAAgtacataaaacaaaaagtttgggGAGACCAAGGAGTCAATTTCCCCTTGTATTCCTCCCTTGACAACAGTGGAAAAACACCCCtgaatcaatattaaaaaaaaaaaaaaaggcaagaaaagagaaaggtgGTAAAGTTAAGATAtttaaagacagagagaaagaaaacagctttAGAAAAACACGATCACTGTCTCCTTAAAACAAAACGGAATCCCAGGTGGGATTGGTAATCAGCAAATATTCAATCCAAATTGAACCCAGTGGAAGTTTATTACTGAATATTATGTACACTCagaacttttttgttttcttttttattatgaacACCTAGGCAGTGAAAACTGTTATGTTAATACATACAGAGACACACCCCAAACATACAA
Proteins encoded in this region:
- the CD247 gene encoding T-cell surface glycoprotein CD3 zeta chain precursor, which encodes MKWTALGIVAILQAQFPITAAQSFGLLDPKLCYLLDGILFIYGVIVTALFLRAKFSRSAAPAYQQGQNPVYNELNVGRREEYAVLDRRGGFDPEKGGKPRKKNPNEVVYNELRKDKMAEAYSEIGMKSDNQRRRGKGHDGLYQGLSTATKDTYDALHMQALPPR